The sequence tcgcttactccttcaaaaccatcgtctatgacagggaaatccggtatgccaaagatttttagcagccaaaaaagacactgctcgctactaatcaaaatttcaatcatgtataattgaaaatacgtggcttgatacattcaaatcggaacgtagaaatatttcctatcaaatgatgaaataataatcataattgatacaaaatagactgagctgtaagtgtttaaaacctgaccacatttctacgtgtagtttttcttgagtttctgatttgcacccctatatagaaaatgaagatatgttccacatcaaaaaattattaaacattttacctgatgttacttttaccattatgcatacttaatctgaaatttgaagacaaacactagaaaaggtcctaagtgcaaatgacagttcctctttctttactctttctttcgattattacggtcctatagGCAGTCCTTCTATCTAAAACTTTTACTTTTaactaagaaagctcttattgatttaaaattgctgaggtgttggctccatttccaatggattgtgcaccattgaacctgtgagggacaataagaagtttcaaaacttgtactgaactcCTAGTTCAATCACAAAGTGgccttcatcttttcatttgttgtatcaggaaaacCATGATGCttaaaatcgttactaagattaggactagtaaattttttgccggatttgcactaaaattcccgactttttcccggtaaaaTCAAATTCCTGACTTTTTCCCAGTTTTcacgattttcccggtcacttgccaccctgcgtTTAATAAAATTAACGACACAAATAGCCCGAACAATAGTGAAGCCAACGACAACACCTACTTCAAATtaaggaaaatagaaaaaaaaatatattgttttgtttttttttacagataTGATATGTAATTGCGAAGTTTCAAAGTCGAGCTTCGAATACTTTCAGAGATTTAGTTTATATTTACTCGCGACTTTAAAGCGTCAAAACTATCCTTTTTTGTTTATATGGCTTTGTTACTAGATTTTCAAGATTCATATACATAGTTTCCAAGGTCCTCGCAATAGCGACAAGCCTCCTGATATATTTGATGTTTCAAGCGTCAACTTCTGATGATATCGTGCGATcagaaagatgatttttttcaaccagACTCAAGAAATGCTCTACATGTTCGCCATTTTGAATTAATATTGTTGATAAATTTTTATCTTTACCCTCAAACTCACATctagaaatatttcaaacggtattttttaaaataaagaaaattgtcTTCTTTATACCCGGTCATCCGATCAAATATGAATTATGGCTACTCTGTTATAAGCCTTTACATGCAATCTCGGCGAAAGACCTCATGGTTAAAACTCTGATAAAAATACTTTATATGCAATGGAATAGCTTAAACCCCGTATTTAAGAAGCGAGCTTTTTATTCTATTTTTCGAATATGTTGAACATACAACGGATATTTTAATACTTACTTTACTTGAATGGTGCACATCTCGTCTCCGAAATATAACGGAAGGAATTGTAGATTTCCAGGATACTTGATCTTGGGCCTCCGTTCTCCAGTCGCTCAGTCCTTCCGCTACACGTGCATCTTCATCGATTAAACACACTCAGCGAGTTTGAAGTTTGTCCCGCAATCGACGACTTTTTCCAAGTTCACTGCTGAGTGAACTTGCTTTACGACCGTATAGGGCAACAGGTAATATCAATGACTTGCACAGAGCAAGTTTTGTACGTGTATGCAAGCTACGGAATTTCTGCTGGCTCGGAGTCCGTATAAAGCCTAATAAGCAACAACAACACAACTTCTTCTTTCGCAGCTCTACGATCAACACCAATAATATCAATGTCCTCCGCAAAACCAAGAAACATGTGATACTCATTAAAGATGGCTTCGGCAATCGCAACAATCGtcaaaaatcaattttatgAAAGATGTACAAAATCCAACCGTTATTTCGAACAGCATCAGTTCCACTCCGTTTCATTTCGATgtgtttttagttttagttcCTTCTTTACACGTTGTATACGCATGCTCATATTATGGCACGATTCGCAATAATCGTCATCAGTCCGCCAATCTGACAGTCAGCTGACAGCAGAACGCTGTTTAGGTGTCGAATTTTTACAACAATAGTGGTGTTATTTTTCGCATTAGAAACACATATTCATTCCAATTCGCGGTTGTGGGTGAATCATACATGTGTGATATTTCTTGGAAGCAAAAAAGCTCCATTCGATACACGTCAACAGTAAGCAGTCGTTGCTGACGAAACATAGTAGATTCagagaagaacatatttgacAAATCCTGTTTgagatttgataaaaaaaacctttttattttcttcaataaaGGGAACAAGAACTGATTGTGACGTTAACGCGGCAGACACCCAAAAGAACGCTGCGCGATAGAGTTTTCAGCCTACCGAGATTTGTATATAAAGGTGTTGTTTGCTAGCGAAAGTTTTCTCAGTGTCGAGTCAATATCGATACCAAACGGTTACCGAGTGCGCGCGCGGATACTCGTTAGGTTCAGGACCTCGTGAAAGGTGAACTCCCAAAGTGTAAAAACATCCCCAAGAGAGTACTGGCGGTCAGCGGTGAGAGCAAGTGTGTGGAACAACCGATCGAGTAAGCCGAATGTGCGGTGAGAGGTGACCGACCACGAAATACGTCTACAGAAAACTGGTACCATACAAAAAGCCAGTTGGGCAAGTTCCCGAATGCGAGAGTAGGCTGGAGTGGCTCCAAAGAAATAAAGTGGCGATCCGTGGTAAACTGCTCAGTCGTTTGTGTTCCGCATTCGTGAGTAGTTCGTCGGCAGTGGTGATTACTTGACTTAAAGAAAGCATATTTGACTAGCGTGATACTGAATCATTAGGTGAACACCAGTGTGTACTTGAGCAATAAACATAACAAGTGCCAACGTGTGAATTATTGTTAGATAAAGAAGAGCTTGCAGAACAGTAAATTTTGTATTATCAGTTGGTAAAATGTGCGGCATTTTTGCTTATTTGAATTATCTCACGCCGAAATCAAGGCGCGAAATTCTAGACCTACTTCTGACTGGGCTGAAACGTCTAGAGTATCGTGGATATGATTCAGCTGGTGTTGCAGTTGATTTGGCAGATCAGAAGGAAATTGTGTTATTCAAAAGCACAGGAAAAGTGAAGGTCTTAGAAGATGCGATCGCGGAGGCAATCAAGAGTGACTGCTATAGCGATACTGTGGAGACGCATGTCGGCATTTCACATACTCGTTGGGCTACGCATGGTGCTCCCTGTGAGCTCAACTCTCATCCTCAACGTTCCGATGAAACTAACTCGTTTGTTGTGGTTCACAATGGTATTGTGACTAACTACAAGGATATCAAAAAGTTCCTTGAACTCCGCGGATATGTCTTCGAATCTGATACTGATACGGAAGTTATTGCCAAACTGGTACATCATCTATACCTGCAACATCCAAATTATTCCTTCAGAGAACTGGTTGAACAGGTTATCCAGCAAATTGAAGGAGCTTTTGCACTTGCATTCAAATCCAAGCATTTCCCGGGAGAATGTGTCGTAACACGCCGTGGCTCACCACTACTCGTTGGTATTAAAGCTAAGACCAGCCTAGCTACTAACCACGTTCCCATACTATATGGAAAAGGTCATCGTCATGGCTCAACTGGAAATATTCAAGTAGAACCTACACCAGACAATACATCGGACTTCATTAACCCTGGTGAGGAAGTGGAATACTTCTTCGCGTCGGACGCATCTGCTGTTATCGAACATACCAACCGAGTCATCTATCTAGAGGACGACGATGTCGCAGCGGTAAAAAATGGTGCCCTTGGAATCCACAGATTGAAAAAGAGCCTGGACGATCCACATGCCCGTGAAATAACTACTCTAAAAATGGAAATTCAACAGATCATGAAAGGAAATTACCGTTATTTTATGCAAAAGGAAATATTCGAACAACCAGAATCTGTAGTCAATACCATGCGCGGACGTATgaacttcgaaacaaaaaaggtTACCCTTGGAGGTATTAAAGAGTATATTCCTGAGATCAAGCGATGTCGACGCCTAATGTTGATTGGTTGCGGAACATCTTATCACAGTGCGGTTGCTACTCGGCAGCTTCTGGAGGAACTTACTGAGCTCCCAgttatggttgaattggcttcagaCTTTCTGGATCGTAACACACCAATCTACCGAGACGATGTTTGTTTTTTCATTTCTCAATCAGGAGAAACTGCAGACACACTGTTAGCTCTTCGCTATTGTAAACAACGAGGAGCGTTGATTGTTGGAATCACAAACACTGTTGGAAGTTCAATCTGTCGCGAATCACATTGCGGAGTGCATGTTAATGCTGGTCCTGAAATCGGTGTTGCTTCTACTAAGGCCTACACATCACAATTTATTTCATTGGtaatgtttgcattggtgatgaGCGAGGACAGGCTTTCTCTACAAAATCGACGAGAGGAGATAATTGAAGGTCTTCGTCAACTAGATGCACACATCAAACAGGTGCTCAAGTTGGATCAAAAGGTACTTGAGATCGCTCAAGATCTATACCAACAAAAGTCTCTACTCATCATGGGTCGAGGTTATAACTTCGCTACCTGTATGGAAGGTGCCCTAAAAGTGAAAGAGTTGACTTACATGCACAGTGAAGGAATCATGGCGGGTGAACTAAAACACGGACCATTGGCTTTGGTCGATGACACGATGCCTATCGTGATGATCATCATGCGCGACCCAGTATATGTAAAATGTATAAACGCTCTACAACAGGTCACAGCACGCGAAGGTCGACCAATCATTGTTTGCGAGGAACACGATAtcgaaaccattagtctcgGTTCGAAGACTTTGGAGATACCACGCACTGTCGATTGTCTACAAGGCGTTTTAACCGTCATTCCGATGCAATTACTTTCTTATCACATTGCAGTGCTTAGAGGATGCAATGTAGATTGTCCACGAAACTTAGCAAAATCTGTGACGGTGGAGTAAACGTATCTTTTGTTCAAGCATTCATACACCCCGCATATCAGCAGTATAAATTCGCTTTTACTGTATCTATTCGTGGAACACACTTATATAAATCATAAACAAGGTGTGCACTGAATAGATTCTTGAATATAAAACATGTCATTGAATAAGGCAGAGACGACATGATGACatggaaaacaaaaaacatccacgtttatattttgattatttgttcCTCTGAACGAAAGAATATTCACAAAAACTACATCAAAATTACAAGTCGAATGAAGTGGTCACTTATCAATCAACGGAACAACATTGTCCTAATCTCTGCCTCATCATGGACGTATACTGTGAACGAAAAATATATACACAACACTCTAGTTGCAAAGTGAAACGTGTAGCAGCAATAATTTATAGAGGTTGACATGAAATTAGTAATAATAGTCTTCACACTGTCGATCGTGATTATcgaaacaaaatgaaacagatatttggacatatattattttcttgAGGAATAAATCCAATAAAAGTTAAATTCTGATTGTTCGTACTACTGTgagaaaattttttatatattatttgaaaaataaagtatTAATGTATAGACCTTTATTCAACAAATCGGACTTTCATTTTCTCTGGTCGAAAATAGCACCGAGGTCACCAACATTTACAAGACGAAGGCACTGCACCTATTACGTATTCGTTTGAAATGCATGTAgttataaaatttgaataatattaaaatcgcTCGCATCCGACGCACGCTCACGATAGACGGCGGGCTTATTAGTTTTCTGCTCTTCGTTTTTACCGTGTATTACCTAATCATTACTTGATCTTTGGTTGGCCTCAAGCTTCACTCTGCCGCTGGGTACTGCTTCGAATATTTCCCCAAAAGCAGATGAAAACGTGTTAATCATATTCATCGCATCACTGACTGCAATTTCCAGTTTGACATAGTTTCGCCGACTGGTCGATGATACAATTTCAAGGCGCTCAATGTGAATTCAAAGCCAATCGCATAAGAGATTCGAAGATACTGACAAGCTAGGGAAAAATGTTTGGAACCAAGAGCGAAACGGAAAACTGGTTTTATTTACACAAATCCGAACGATAGAATCTAtctgattagtatttaacacaagGTTGAAAGTGATATAGTATTCAAGAAGGTCCTAATTAAGTGTGTTAGCAGTGTTGTAATCAAAtctaaaaaatgttgaaaaaaaactcatgaGCAAAAGCATATTCATTTGCAGGAACGCAAAGAGAACAATAAAAACATGACACCAACACTACTGCAGTCTAGGGCTTCCTGAAGACCACAAAAACGCAAAATTACGTGACTGCCGAACCGTGATAGGCATTTAAGCTTAATCTTATGTTAACTTGCAACATGACCGGCGACAGGTGAGGCAATCAATGTAACGAGTGGGACACTCTGTACCGTTATAAGCAAGAAAAGTAAATTAAACTCGTATATGCAGAGATTGATGTAATATGACAGAAGTTTCACATGAGCGGTAATAAAACGAGAACAATATTTCCAGGAGTTGTTTTGGAAACCGTTGCAATGCAGAACACGAACTAAGGTaacggaggtattttggccacttttaTACATTTTGACCCGGCGCTCATATTTTTGGTTGTAATTGAAACGAAGTACATATTCATACCTATTATGTTAGATAATGAGATAATCTATACAATTCTGAGACCCGATGTACTTCTTTTTGATTACATCAGAAATATGTACACTGGATCAAAATATATCAGAGTGACCAAAATACCTCCGTTACCCTCTACAGCCTTACACTTGATCAAACTTCCGACGTGTTTGATTTTCAATCCTTTTGAGTGTAGGTAATGGATCAGTTACGATATCAGTGTTTGTATGTTTACCATCAAATAATCAAAAGGAAAATTGAAAGCAGCTGAAGTCTTCCGAATTTTTAAAGTGTCTTTTGTAAGAGCATACCTTGGCCAACACGTCCAGCGAGAAGTTTAAATTTGAACTTTGTGAACTCAGTACAATCGTAATGTTTgataatttttgtttgatttaaaaaaaattattggtttATCAGAATTTCTAAGGTACTGACACCCAATTGATTGATAGATTTCTCCTATAGTATCATATCTTTGACCATGCATTGATAAGACGTTACTTCCTGTAAATCATGAAACCGCCATTAATCATGTTTGGTATCGTCGATAGTTATATAAGAAGTTGTTCATGTTTGTGAGGAAAGAATAAGAGATCGTGTGAAGATTTGATCTTCTGATCGGCAGAGTTTTAAAAACAGTTCTGATCCAGATCTAACCATACAAAATCGTAAAGGAACTACATTTACATTTACATATGTACCGAGAAAATGATAGATGGACGAactaatgaaataaaatttcaatgaaGTATCTCCTGTGCTTTGACAttcgaagaaaaaataaaactataaaGTCTTATATAAGAGAACTAGTTATTTGAAACTGGAATCTATCTTCTGTAGTTGAATATGAAGCGTGAGTAATATGATAACAATatctggatgaaaacatagtttACATAGGTTTGGCACCGTTTTTCGGTTCAATGCAATCTTGTGAAAGAGAACTAGAAATTAAAGCAGAGTAATGCCATTTTAATTGGAAGGtgatttttgttgtattttaatCGGTCTTAAATTTTGCAAAAGCAATCTTATTCCCCTCccccaaaacgcctccgaaaagaataaattccgttttttatttgaatagttGCAGTTTTTacatatattttttccatttttagcgaaatttcttgaagtgccggtaaccgaacaccttttttgaaatgatcaaaatttatcactttactaatttgataataaagttttttcaatcgactGAATCAACTTAATTTCtcattcagttgttagctaggaagCTTTagatttccattgatgtatagatgtccgcataatgtgcaattagtcagaagttatacgcTTAAAAGCTTACAAGAAaaagtaaccgaacactctcccctatatATTATTTAATCATTCTTTACACATATAACACTACTAATAGGTTCTAAAAAAGTTGTCTATATCTACAGTTATGAAACCTTGAGGTTTGTACATAAAAAATGACCATGTTAAATCCTAGAAAACTATTTTAGTATGCTAAAAGGTGCTCTTTGTTTTGCCgccgaagaaaaaataattagaTCCTAGTAAAAATATCGTTTggtgcgcaacgagttgttttataCTTATTGATTGTCAAAAGACTTAATAAATGAATGTCTTTTGACAATCAAGTTACCGTATCAATGCTTTATCTATACTGTTGTAGGTAGAAGAAAATATTCTGAAATTGTTTACAAGTAAGTGGATTGTTCACAGTCCTGCTGTAAGATAAATGAAATTTGTCATCGTGGACGTAAGTTCAAGAAATCAACATTTATGATTGACATGATGGATTGATGACCATAATGGATTAAGGCTGGTATTTAgtattttaatgaaaaatattacattttgtAGAACTAAACTCTACAGAATGAACAGTAAAGAAACTATTAAATGCAAAATCGTGTTTGGTGATATAtttcagttgattttttttgcgattATTGAGCCTTTAGGAAGTCAGAATTATTTCTGATTGTAAACTCAAATACAGAAACTTAAACATATATTGTATTTGATCGATATATGCTTATGCATTCAAAACACTCCACTTTCAATTACTCGCTGAcaattatttatgtatttacCGTTTGCATCTTAAGCATGAAACAAATGGTAacctaatgattttttttctctgcgaaCATCAGTACGAACATACACCTTAATTGATGAAtgagagaaaaaaattaaaaattgactGCACGCATACATTTTAAAGACACTGTTATAATCAGATATGAAATCAGCTTGACATACATGATTAACATTTTAACCGAATGATAATAACGATTGGAACATATCGCCATTTCTTCTGTGACAAAAATACCTGCATTGCAGATGAACAAATTGTGCCTTTACAGtaaatagaattttaatgttcgtCGCATATACACAAATCTCGTGTGGCTATTTTCTGTAACGTTTAAATTCGGAACAGATTCGTAAACACGTAGCCTCTTGGAACTAACATTACTCGGAAGCAATAAATTATCACGATAACTATTGAAGTGCAGCCTAAAATTTTCTGTTCATTCACCGAAATGAAGTTTACAAAATTCCTCCCATTTATCTCTTTACTTTGTATtttaaagaaattgaaaaataaaatgaacagtGGTAGACGCTCTgtcgaaacgatttttttttgcaaaatttagcTCTCTTTTAACTTTTATATTGTTACTCTTCTaaaaaatcaaaccaaataTCGAGGCGAGttcatgtttttaaatttcaaatcaagtcATTAGAAGCTCACCAATCGTGCAATGGCCGGGACAATAGTTTGACAAATTTTCTCTCCGCGAGACTGACTATAACAGGGATTGTAATACATTACACAAAACAAACGCGCCGCGTTGTTTGGTGCGGCTAGAATACATGAACCTATTTCTTGTCTAGATGTTCGAGCGGCTGAAATACGCCGCCTGCGCAGTGCAAAAAAGCGcattcggtttttttttacagCGGGGTGTTGAATGATTTAGTTCTGGTATTTTCAAGAATGGAAAGACGAGTGAAGTAGTTTTGTTCGTTTCGAAGCACTGCTGACACTGCCATCGTAACTACTGTACTGAGCTTTTTCGCCTATTATTTGAGTTGCGCTATCTCGTTGAGGAAGAATTATATGATTTACTTCAATTTGATTGTTGATTCGTTGAGGCCCTAAATTCACAATGAAACGTAATCAAGGACAAAAATCGATAACAAGCTTTTTTATCAAGAAACCAAAAACACAGAGTTGTTCCGGAGAAGGGAATCTTGGTGAGTCTTGCGTAGTTATGCTAAAACTAAACCAATAACTTTGAGACTATCACTAGagtgtttattcaaatgttaTTGTTTTATAGAGAATTTACCGAACCACACGAAAGAAATGAAAGAAGTGACGAAAGTTCCAAAACTGACGTGAGATCTGAGATTGACATTTCTGAAAAGATTGTGCCAGATGGAAGTAAGTTGATTTattaacactttatttttttcataaaaacctatcatacaataacaataattaacTTTCTAACACAATTATTTTTATGCTGTAGACAGTGAACCAATCTTGAGTTCAATATTTAGTAACAGCAAATCAATACATAACCACCGAACTGGAGATTGTGCAATCGTTCATCCCGTATGACAAGAAAACCAATTCGACATCGGAAAAACTAAACGCGAATTTCCAGATAAtattacaaaaacaaaaatactttcatcGCTTCTTCTTCCTAAATCTCCTTACAATTATCTTGTCACTGAAGTAAACTCACATAGAAGGAGTTTCCAACTGAAGAGGATAACAGAAGATGGTTTTGTTTTCTTGGCATACTCAACAAGTGAAGATGGTGTGTACTGTAAACCATGCtgggtatttttccacgaaggtGTCGGGAGAGGATACCATAAAAATCCTGGAAAATTAGTCAGTATTGGATTTCGAGACTGGAAAAAGGCCATAGACGTTTTCAGAAAGCATATGGACACGGAATATCACAAAGATAGCATTGTACGAGCCACAGATTTTCTTGAAGTAAACAGCATGATATATCGACCCAACTAGATGCCCAGCGTGCTAACAAGAAGGAGGAAAACAGAGCTGCTCTTATACCAATTATTGAGACAGTTCTTTTTTGTGCAGAAGAGCAGGAATTGCCTTTGAGAGGAGAAGGTGATAGTGGTGCTTTTCTTTGACACGTCCTGAAAAAAAGGAGGGAAAGTTTCGAGCTCTTCTACGTTTTAGAATCAATTCTGGCGATAAAAACCTTGAGAGACATATTATGAACAACGCAAGAAACGCTACTTATTTGAGTCCAAAGATTCAAAACGAAATTATTCAGACATCATCCGAAATCGTTACAAAAAGAATTTTAAATAAAGTCAATAATAGTGGTTGGTTCAGTCTGCTCGGTGATGAAACCATGGTTATATCGGGTACTGAACAGCTTTCATTTTCTCTGCGGTATGTTGATTTCTCACAAAATCCGTCGTGCCATGTATTAAGAAAGAAATTTTGTTGGCTACGTTCCTATCCATGATCAGTGCAGACTAGAGATggacaattcgttcgcgaacggttcaaaagaactagttcttttgaaagaatgaacgagctatagttctgttttcgagaacggtagttcctcagttcaaagtcgagggatctttttttttgtttttgagctcGCTCAACCTTATTTCAAGAACGGTACTAATAAGGAAGTTTCGTCACGGAACCTCAGTTCTACTTCGAGGGACCTTTTTTCCTTGCTTAAGCTTACAAAAGTAAGCTCTCGATTAGTCTTTGAACAAATAAACCAACTATGaatagaacgaacgaacggctctggagaactagttcttccaacagaactctgcatcactgaacggttctttgaaatgaactgttttgcccatctctagtgcaGACCAGATTTGTTGAGGGACACGACAGCATAATTACATTTATGGATCTGTTTGAATGCCTTGCTATAAGTCCATATCTTCTACAGCATCCACACTTCTCGCTGCAATTCAAAAAAGTGATTTCATCGTGAGCCTCGCAGTTTGTGAAAAGCTGCTTTGTCTAACTCTTCCATTATCTGTATTTCTACAGGAAAAGTCATTGGATTTCGTCTCCGCAATCAACCGCACAAAGGAAATTATACATTCACTTGGTCAAATTCGGGAAACTGTGgatgattttttcaacgaagttTTTCAATATGCCTCGcagcttgctgaagaactttttAGTACAGAGCTTCGGGCACCAAGAGTAGTATCTCAACAAAAAAGTCGTGCCAATATGCAAAGTACGTCGAGTATTCATCCCCTGCATCGATGtttttttacagtttaaaaaaaacgatttcttgAAAACGAagatattttgtcaaattttcaactaCTTATTCCAGGTTGCGCTGATGTGAGTAAAGCAAATGAATTGGAAAATTTGGCTCCATACTTCGAAGATCAGATGTCATCATCTTCGGTGAAAGCCAGTAAGTCAGAGAAAAGAAAATATCTtggcattgccgtttcaaccttccgagcgaacggacgtgcttttgtTAACTGCGAAACGTTGAAAACCAGTCCCGAGTGTGATAAAACGATCGGACAATCGAAATTGTACCGTTATTGTACAACATACAATTGTGCTtgttcctctgagaggttttttgcacattataCAATAGTGCAGTGTATAGACTTTGAATAGTGAACATTTGGAGTAGTGTCGTGACCCGGTGCTGTGTGCTTTCTTTTTCTCTTAGAGGTTTTTTTGCACACAGACACAACAACAATTCAACCAACGCGTGGCCCCAGCAGCCGAGTTTTGTAGCACACCGATAAGCCAAGGCCAGGCATTGGTGGCTATTCATTTTTTAAGCTAAGTATCATTCTCTTTCCTTTTTTTATCTGTCCTTGAAATTATCTGGTGGTACCCCAGATCTCTTACCTGTGCGGATAaaattccgtgccatgacaaaccCTGAGAAACAAAACCCTGACCCACCAGATGATAAAATGGAGACAACTGTCGATAGCAAGTCTCGCATTAAGAGCTATCTCGATGGACTTGCACTCCCGGTCGGACCGTACACGgtttacttccggcccaaattgaatggaaaaaaataaatattctcCAAATGTCGAGAGACCTGACCAAGCGATACTCTACTGTGAGTATTGAGAAAGTACGCCCAGACAAGTCTAGGGGTCTCGttaaccagctcaaaacaggctaacgagatcgttcaatgtGAGCTTTTTACGCGGGAATATCGTGTGTAC comes from Malaya genurostris strain Urasoe2022 chromosome 3, Malgen_1.1, whole genome shotgun sequence and encodes:
- the LOC131435638 gene encoding glutamine--fructose-6-phosphate aminotransferase [isomerizing] 2-like; the protein is MCGIFAYLNYLTPKSRREILDLLLTGLKRLEYRGYDSAGVAVDLADQKEIVLFKSTGKVKVLEDAIAEAIKSDCYSDTVETHVGISHTRWATHGAPCELNSHPQRSDETNSFVVVHNGIVTNYKDIKKFLELRGYVFESDTDTEVIAKLVHHLYLQHPNYSFRELVEQVIQQIEGAFALAFKSKHFPGECVVTRRGSPLLVGIKAKTSLATNHVPILYGKGHRHGSTGNIQVEPTPDNTSDFINPGEEVEYFFASDASAVIEHTNRVIYLEDDDVAAVKNGALGIHRLKKSLDDPHAREITTLKMEIQQIMKGNYRYFMQKEIFEQPESVVNTMRGRMNFETKKVTLGGIKEYIPEIKRCRRLMLIGCGTSYHSAVATRQLLEELTELPVMVELASDFLDRNTPIYRDDVCFFISQSGETADTLLALRYCKQRGALIVGITNTVGSSICRESHCGVHVNAGPEIGVASTKAYTSQFISLVMFALVMSEDRLSLQNRREEIIEGLRQLDAHIKQVLKLDQKVLEIAQDLYQQKSLLIMGRGYNFATCMEGALKVKELTYMHSEGIMAGELKHGPLALVDDTMPIVMIIMRDPVYVKCINALQQVTAREGRPIIVCEEHDIETISLGSKTLEIPRTVDCLQGVLTVIPMQLLSYHIAVLRGCNVDCPRNLAKSVTVE